The DNA sequence GTGATCCTTGAAGTCAGCCAGAAGGGAAAATCACCCAAGCAGAAAAATTCCCAGAATCAAGGCCTGCGCAAAATTCCCAATAGCAGTATCTCTTTGGATATCTTGGAGGATGACAACTACGTCAAAATTGATTCAGATTCATGGGGAAACACCATCCATGTACGAATCAAAGTTCCTCGAAATTTTGATTTGAAACTCGACACCTACAATGATGGAGATATCGTTGTAACTGGCGTATCTGGGACCCACGAGGTTGAGAATTACAATGGATCCATTTCCCTCAAGCAAGTAGCTGGATCTGTGGTTGCCTCTACCTACAACGGGGAAGTGGAAGTGGAAATGACGTCTATTGACAGAAATGCCCAGATGGCCTTCACAACTTACAATGGAGATATTGACCTTACTCTTCCAGAGAATGCCTCCTTTGTCGCCAAAATGAAAACCAATAATGGAGACCTCAATACCGATTTTGACATGCAGGTATTGCCGACAGAAGTCACGCAGGGGCGGAACTCCAGTGGTGTATACAAGGTTAAGGTAGAAGGATGGGTAAAAGGCAAGGTTGGGACGGGGGGACCTGAATACCGCCTCAACACCTACAATGGAGATATCTACATCCGAAAGTTGTAACTTATTCAGGTGTGGCTGCTTTTTTGGAAATATTGCGCTCATCCATTGGTCAAACTTGCTAACGATCATGGAGGGCGCTTTTTCATTCCAACTTTTTGCGTTCCTTATCTAATCTCTCCGGTTATTAAGAATCTCGCACATGAATCGACATTATTTCACGCTGGCTGTTCGACATCTAAAACGCAGATGGGGATACGCTCTGATCACCACCCTAGGGTTGTCTTTGGGAATGGCTGCATGCATGCTCATTCTCCTATTTGTTCAGCACGAGTTGAGCTATGACAAATACCACGAGCATTCAGACCGAATCTATCGGATCTCTCGAGAGTGGTTTACCGAGGATGGAGAGACCATGCTTCATTTAGGCCATGTCGCCGCGCCTGCTGGAGCTTACTTGCAAGAAGAGTACTCTCATCTGATAGCGTCGATGGTTCGATTCATGCAAGATGAGCCTTTGTTGACCTACGAAGACAAGCAGTTTCTCGAATCCGGGTTCTTCTTCGCAGATACGAGCGTCTTCTCGATGTTTTCATGGGAATTTGTACCGGGAATGGGAGAGCCAAGCAGAGCATTGGGCAATCCAAATTCTGTTGTCCTCACTGAGTCATTTGCCCAAAAAATGTTCGGGGATGAAAACCCTATCGGAAAGGTCATCAATTACCAACAGATGGCAGATCTGCAGGTTACGGGTGTGATTCGCGATATTCCAGAAAACTCACATTTCAAGCCTGAGCTATTGGCTTCATTTCTCGCCTTGGAGCATTACTATGGCCGTGAGAATGTCATGCAAAGCTGGGGCGGCAACAACTATGGGACATATGTGATGTTGAAGCCCGGTGTTGAGCCGGCCACCTTAAAGTCCGAGATTCCGGGATTTTTGGATCGGCATCTCGGAGAATGGAATGGCGTGCCTGCATCCAATTACAATACCTTTCATTTCTGGCCACTTGATCAGGTTCATTTGCATTCCCATCTGGATTCCGAGATTGGGGAGAATGGAGATATTCGATATATCTATCTATACTCTATTGTGGCGCTTTTCATCCTAGTCATTGCCTGTGTGAATTTCATCAATTTGACCACGGCACAATCTGGAAAGCGTGCCAGAGAGGTTGGCTTGAGGAAAGTCGTGGGCGCTCATCGTTGGATGCTGATACGGCAATTCTTGGCGGAAACAGGGGTCATGGCTTTTATCGCCTTAGTTGGCAGTCTTCTCTGGGTGGAACTGGTGTTACCCTACTTCAATAACTTCGCCAACCGTTCCCTGTCGCTAGACCTATTTTCGAGCATTTGGATCTGGTTTATTTTGGGAGGTGTATTCCTTGTCACAGGACTTTTGGCGGGAGGATATCCTGCGATGGTATTATCCAAGTTTGAACCCGTCAAGACTCTCAAGGGGCAAGCGACCTTTTCCAAGGTGGGACATCGAACCCGTTCCGTACTGGTGGTGTTGCAATTCACCATTTCCATATCGTTGATTATCTCTGTCGGAATTCTTCAGGATCATCTAGCTTACATTCACAATATGGATCCGGGGTTCAATCGATCATCGGTGATGATACTGCCCATTTCGGATGAGATGTACGCCCAGTATCCTCGCATTCAATCACAGCTACTGGACCACCCAGGTATTACTGATGTGACCATGGCATCGAGGGTGCCTACAGGTAGATTGCTAGACTCTCAGGGCGGTTCTGCGGAAATAGATGGAGAAATGGTGCCTTTTGAAGTGCGCGTTTCGGATGTCCATGTGAGCCATGAGTATCTGACCACATTTGAGGTAGACTTGTTAGCGGGACGAGATTTTGATCCAAAATTGGCTTCGGATTCCGCGGAGGCATTTGTCCTAAACGAGGCTTCTGTGAAGGCCATTGGTTGGAATAATCCTCAAGATGCCATTGGGAAGAAGTTGAATTATGGAGAACGTACAGGGCGGGTGATTGGGGTTTGCCAAGACTTCCACTTCGAATCTATCCATCAATCCATTGCTCCTATAGTTTTGATGATTTCTCAAGGCCGGGCCCGTACTATTTCTGTCAGGTATGTAGCTGCGGCTCAGACGGAGGTCATGGCATATTTGACGGATCAATGGACGCGGTATCGTCCCGGTTACCCATTCACTTATGAGGAACTGGAGGCGAACTTCGATGCCCAGTATTCGGAAGAGGAAAACCTTCGGACATTGATCATGGTGTTCTCAGGTCTAGCTGTGGTAATTGCCATTCTTGGGCTTCTTGGGTTAGCTTCGTACGCGGCAGAGCGTAGATTCCGTGAAATCGGTATTCGCAAGGTCATGGGAGCTTCGCAACGTCAGATACTGGTTATGCTTACCACTCGATTCACGAAATTGGTGCTCATCTCTTGTGGGTTTGCTATGGTGCTGACCTATATCTTGATGAAGTACCTGTGGTTGGATCAATTCGCCTATCACGCTCCAATTGGAATCAAGCCTTTTGCCTTTGGGATACTGGGTGCTTTGATTCTGACTTGGTTGACTGTGGCGTTTCATGCTTGGAGAGCTGCTTCCCAAAATCCAGTGGATTCCATTCGTTATGAGTGAGATTGATTGGAGGTAGAATTTTTTCGAATTGTGGGATTTGCCCAATCTTAGGTTTTATTCCTAGGGTTGGGTTTTTTGTTTTTTTTGGGGGGTAAGGGGGGGGTGCTTACCACGGAGGGCACAGAGGAAATGCTGAGGGAGGTGGGATTGTTTTGGGGGTAAGGTCGGTATGTTGGGGAAAGAGGTCTATTCTGGATGGTCTGTGGATGTATGTGTGGGTGCTTACCACGGAGGGCACAGGGGAAATGCTGAGGGAGGTGGGGTTGTTTTGGGGGTAAGGTCGGTATGTTGGGGTAGGAGGTCTATTCTGGATGGTCTGTGGATGTATGTGTGGGTGCTTACCACGGAGGGCACAGAGGAAATGCTGAGGGAGGTGGGATTGTTTTGGGGGTAAGGTCGGTATGTTGGGGTAGGAGGTCTATTCTGGATGGTCTGTGGATGTAAGTGTGGGTTTTTACCACGGAATGCTGAGGGAGGTGGGGTTGTTTTGGGGGTAAGGTCGGTATGTTGGGGAAAGAGGTCTATTCTGGATGGTCTGTGGATGTATGTATGGGTTTTTACCGCTGAGGGCACAGGGGAAATGCTGAGAGAGATGGGGGGGAATGGTGCGGGATTTATGGAGTAAGAGAGGGGAGGGGGATGTAGTTGAAATGTGGGATCTGATTTTTATCAAAAAAAAAACGCCCGGATCAACCGGACGTCCTACGGCAATTCCATAATTGCCTCCAAAACTACTAATCTTAAATATCTTTGGTTGCAGAATTTCGCACCTATAGATCA is a window from the Pontibacter sp. G13 genome containing:
- a CDS encoding DUF4097 family beta strand repeat-containing protein, translated to MNKSNNSIGNSARGRGWKYVLVVLMCCFLTPLHAQFNDVFTIPLSNPGRPGKLKVDIKSGSIRVDAHDGEDVILEVSQKGKSPKQKNSQNQGLRKIPNSSISLDILEDDNYVKIDSDSWGNTIHVRIKVPRNFDLKLDTYNDGDIVVTGVSGTHEVENYNGSISLKQVAGSVVASTYNGEVEVEMTSIDRNAQMAFTTYNGDIDLTLPENASFVAKMKTNNGDLNTDFDMQVLPTEVTQGRNSSGVYKVKVEGWVKGKVGTGGPEYRLNTYNGDIYIRKL
- a CDS encoding ABC transporter permease; protein product: MNRHYFTLAVRHLKRRWGYALITTLGLSLGMAACMLILLFVQHELSYDKYHEHSDRIYRISREWFTEDGETMLHLGHVAAPAGAYLQEEYSHLIASMVRFMQDEPLLTYEDKQFLESGFFFADTSVFSMFSWEFVPGMGEPSRALGNPNSVVLTESFAQKMFGDENPIGKVINYQQMADLQVTGVIRDIPENSHFKPELLASFLALEHYYGRENVMQSWGGNNYGTYVMLKPGVEPATLKSEIPGFLDRHLGEWNGVPASNYNTFHFWPLDQVHLHSHLDSEIGENGDIRYIYLYSIVALFILVIACVNFINLTTAQSGKRAREVGLRKVVGAHRWMLIRQFLAETGVMAFIALVGSLLWVELVLPYFNNFANRSLSLDLFSSIWIWFILGGVFLVTGLLAGGYPAMVLSKFEPVKTLKGQATFSKVGHRTRSVLVVLQFTISISLIISVGILQDHLAYIHNMDPGFNRSSVMILPISDEMYAQYPRIQSQLLDHPGITDVTMASRVPTGRLLDSQGGSAEIDGEMVPFEVRVSDVHVSHEYLTTFEVDLLAGRDFDPKLASDSAEAFVLNEASVKAIGWNNPQDAIGKKLNYGERTGRVIGVCQDFHFESIHQSIAPIVLMISQGRARTISVRYVAAAQTEVMAYLTDQWTRYRPGYPFTYEELEANFDAQYSEEENLRTLIMVFSGLAVVIAILGLLGLASYAAERRFREIGIRKVMGASQRQILVMLTTRFTKLVLISCGFAMVLTYILMKYLWLDQFAYHAPIGIKPFAFGILGALILTWLTVAFHAWRAASQNPVDSIRYE